The DNA sequence GCTGGCAGGGATGCAGGCGCAACTGGCTTCGGCGCCGTTTGTCGGATTGTGGACGCGTCTCAAAAACTTCAAGCGTGAAGATCTGGCTGCGGCGATCGAAGCTCGCAAAGTCGTCAAAGCAACGATGATGCGCGCGACGTTGCATCTTTGCTCGGCGGAAGATTTTCTGCGATTTCGGATGACACTTGAACCCATGCTCAGCAGCGCCAGAGAAACCATCATTCAACAGCGCGGCGGCGATTTTGACCGCGAGAAACTGCTCGCCAGCGCACGTAAGTTCATCGGAGAAAAGCCTCGCACCTTTGCCGAAATCAGCGAATGGGCTTTGGAACTGCTGCCGGATCAGGACGTGGGCGCAATGCGGTACACGATCCGAACACATTTGCCGATGGTGCAGGTTCCGATTTCCGGCGGTTGGAGTTATTCGAGCAAGCCGGAATTCACCCTGGCCGAAACATGGATCGGCAAAAAGATTTCAGCCAAAGACGACCTGAAAGATTTGACGCGACGGTATCTGGCTGCATACGGTCCGGCGTCGGCTAATGATCTGCAAACCTGGTCGGGATTCAAACTGCCAGTTGTGAAAGACGTGTTGGAAGCCTTGCGGCCGGAACTGCAAACATATCGTGATGAAGGCAAGCGCGAATTGTTTGATTTGCAGAGCATTTCCCTGCCCGATGCGGGCGCTCCTGCTCCGGTCAGGTTTCTGCCCGAATTCGACAACGTTCTGCTTTCACACAACAAGCGCCAACGGATTGTCGCCGACGAACACAAACCGAAAGTTTATCTGCCCGCGCTACGAGTTGCAGCAACGTTTCTGGTGGAGGGGTTTGTCGCTGGCGCCTGGAAAGTCGAAAAATC is a window from the Acidobacteriota bacterium genome containing:
- a CDS encoding AlkZ family DNA glycosylase, which gives rise to MADRILNLRQLNRATLARQMLLERESLSVGTAIERLAGMQAQLASAPFVGLWTRLKNFKREDLAAAIEARKVVKATMMRATLHLCSAEDFLRFRMTLEPMLSSARETIIQQRGGDFDREKLLASARKFIGEKPRTFAEISEWALELLPDQDVGAMRYTIRTHLPMVQVPISGGWSYSSKPEFTLAETWIGKKISAKDDLKDLTRRYLAAYGPASANDLQTWSGFKLPVVKDVLEALRPELQTYRDEGKRELFDLQSISLPDAGAPAPVRFLPEFDNVLLSHNKRQRIVADEHKPKVYLPALRVAATFLVEGFVAGAWKVEKSKTTAVLMMEPFVKLAKTDRTALTKEAEQLIRFIEPAAKAFEVRFAA